In Oxalobacteraceae bacterium OTU3CINTB1, the sequence TGCTGCGTGGGCTCGGGCCTGGAGAGCCACGCCAAGTACGGCGAGTTCATTTACGCGCATCGGGGCGACAACCTGTATGTCAACCTGTTCATCCCTTCGACCTTGAACTGGCGCGAGCAGGGCGTATCCCTCCGCCAGTCCAACCGCTTCCCGGATGAAGGCGGCAGCACCATCACGGTCAAGGGCAACAAGACCTTCACCTTGAAGATCCGGTATCCGGAGTGGGTGGCGCCGGGTGCGCTGCGCGTCGCCGTCAACGGCAAGCAGGTCGCGGCCAGCATCGGCGCCGACCGTTATGTCAGCGTCCGCCGCCAATGGCGCGACGGCGACAAGGTCGATATCGCATTGCCGATGAAAACCCGGCTCGAACAGATGCCGGACAAATCCAATTACTACGCGGTCCTGCATGGCCCCGTCGTGCTGGCGGCCAAGACCAACCCGTTCCCTGACGAGAAACTGAACTTCCTGGCCGACGACTCGCGCATGGGCCATATCGCCTCCGGGCCGGTAGTCCCGTTGCAGGCCGCGCCGGTGCTGGTCGACGACAGTCCTTCGTTCGAGGGCCGCTTCAAGCCGGTGTCGGGCAGGCCGCTGACGTTTGTCGCTCCCGGACTGGTCGAGGGCAAGAACGGCAAGGAGGCCACCACCTTCGTGCCGTTCTTCCGCGTGCACGAATCCCGCTACATGGTTTATTGGCCGTATTCGACGGCGGCCGATCTGGCGGCTACGCGCGCCAAAGCCGCCGAGGACGAGAAGGCGCGGCTTGAACTGGACGCGCGCACCATCGACCAGGTGGCGCCGGGTGAGCAGCAGCCGGAATCGGACCACTTTTTCAAGGCCGAAGGCGGCGAATCCGGTTTGGCCAAGGGGCGCCGCTGGCGGCATGCGAAAAGCTGGTTTAGCTATGACCTGACCGACAAAAAGTCGGAAGCCCGCACTTTGCTGCTGACATACTCGAAAGCGGATGCCGGGCGCAGGTTCGATATCCTGATCAACGGCCAGTTGCTGGCCGAGGTCAAGCTGGACGCCACGGCGCCGCAGGAACTCTATACGGTGGATTACCCGATCCCGCCGGCGTTGGTTGCAGCAGCGGGCGGGAAGCTGGTGGTGAAATTTGTGGCCCGTAATGGCTCGGCGGCCGGTGGCTTGTACGGCTTGCGCCTGCTGCGCTGAGCTATTACTTCCGCAGTTGAACCGATATCGGAATCGATATCGTAGTTGACCAAAATATCATTGGATAGATATTTGTGTTTCTCATAGTATATGATCAATAAGTAGTTAAAAATCTAATCTGGAGACCTTGCTATGACATGCAATCGCAGAACCGTACTCAAAGCCGGCGTAGCTGCTGCCATCGTCGCCGCCTTCGGTAGCGTCGGCCCGGCCTTCGCCGCCAAACCGCTGGTGATCGGCTTCTCGCAAGTCGGCGCCGAGAGCGAATGGCGCACCGCCAATACCGTCTCGATCAAGGACGCGGCCAAGAAAGAGGGCATCACCCTCAAATTCGCCGACGCCCAGCAGCGCCAGGAAAACCAGGTCAAGGCGATCCGCTCCTTCATCGCCCAGCGTGTCGATATCATCGCCTTTTCGCCGGTTGTCGAATCGGGCTGGGATACCGTCCTGCGCGAAGCCAAGGCCGCGAAAATTCCGGTCATCCTGACCGACCGCGCCGTCAACGTCACCGACCCGTCGCTGTACGTGACCTTCATCGGTTCCGATTTCGTCGAAGAGGGCCGCCTGGCCGCGCGCTGGCTGCTGGAACGCGCCAAGAAGACGCCCGACGCCACCTTCAACATCGTCGAGCTGCAGGGCACCGTCGGCTCCGCGCCGGCGATCGACCGCCAGAAGGGCTTCGCCGAAGTCATCGCCGCCAATCCGAAGCTGAAGATCATCCGCTCGCAGACCGGCGACTTCACCCGCACCAAGGGCAAGGAAGTGATGGAAGCCTTCCTTAAGGCCGAGGGCAAGAAGATCAACGTGCTGTACGCGCACAACGACGACATGGCCATTGGCGCGATCCAGGCGATCGAGGAAGCCGGTATGAAGCCGGGCAAGGACATCCTTGTGATTTCGATCGACGGCGTGCGCGGCGCCTTCCAGGCGATGGTGGCCGGGAAGATGAACGTGACCGTCGAATGTAATCCGCTGTTTGGCCCACAACTGATGCAGATCGCGCGCGACGTCGCCGCCAACAAGCCGGTACCCAAGCGCATCACGGTGCAAGAGGGCGTGTTCCCGGCCGAGGTGGCGGCCAAGGAATTCCCGAACCGTAAATACTGATAGCCTCCCGCGATGAGTACATTAGCGCAAGCCGCGTTGTCGACAGCGCCGGTGCTGGAGCTGCGCGGCATCAGCAAAGCCTTCCCCGGCGTACAGGCCTTGAGCGGCGTGGCGCTGAACCTGTATCCGGGCGAGGTCCACACGCTGATGGGGCAGAACGGCGCCGGCAAATCGACCTTGATCAAGGTGCTGACC encodes:
- a CDS encoding ABC transporter substrate-binding protein translates to MTCNRRTVLKAGVAAAIVAAFGSVGPAFAAKPLVIGFSQVGAESEWRTANTVSIKDAAKKEGITLKFADAQQRQENQVKAIRSFIAQRVDIIAFSPVVESGWDTVLREAKAAKIPVILTDRAVNVTDPSLYVTFIGSDFVEEGRLAARWLLERAKKTPDATFNIVELQGTVGSAPAIDRQKGFAEVIAANPKLKIIRSQTGDFTRTKGKEVMEAFLKAEGKKINVLYAHNDDMAIGAIQAIEEAGMKPGKDILVISIDGVRGAFQAMVAGKMNVTVECNPLFGPQLMQIARDVAANKPVPKRITVQEGVFPAEVAAKEFPNRKY